A genomic window from Arthrobacter globiformis includes:
- a CDS encoding amidohydrolase translates to MPSSEDQEAMQHQTPTGLVLASVKLPGETECCDVHIRDGHVSAITAVAERRGGSTAADAQVLDLEGRFVVPGLWDEHVHMTQWALAANRINLSGAASARAAVELVRNRITAAGTGADRTVTVVGAGFRDAVWDDVPSAEMLDDATREVPTALISHDLHCVWLNSAAARRYGVQLPADGLLREEVAFAVTRELGKLPDDVVDGWVRTAGQEAAARGVVGVVDLEMTWNRDVWLRRIAGGFSSLRVDAGVYPEDLERAADAGMRTGQTVDGGAGLLRVGPLKVLIDGSLNTRTAFCVDPYPHGGHGILTVSEAELVALLARARETGFVPAVHAIGDGANQVALDAFAEAGTGGRIEHAQFVRQEDFARFGELGLTASVQPVHALDDRDAADANWAGRTDRAFPLRSLLDGGARLALGSDAPVAPLDPWLAMSAATARARNDGRGPWHPEQALTREEALLASTRGRGRILAGAVADIAVLDADPLAAPDAVFAGMPVAATLVAGRFTFRGAGV, encoded by the coding sequence ATGCCTTCCAGCGAGGACCAAGAAGCAATGCAACACCAGACGCCCACCGGCTTGGTGCTGGCCTCCGTGAAACTGCCCGGCGAGACAGAATGCTGCGACGTCCATATCCGCGACGGCCACGTCTCGGCGATCACCGCAGTGGCAGAGCGCCGCGGGGGTTCCACGGCAGCGGATGCCCAGGTGCTGGATCTTGAGGGGCGTTTCGTCGTTCCCGGACTGTGGGACGAGCACGTCCACATGACGCAGTGGGCGCTGGCCGCCAACAGGATCAACCTGTCCGGTGCCGCTTCGGCGCGCGCCGCCGTCGAGCTTGTCCGTAACCGGATTACGGCGGCGGGCACCGGGGCGGACCGGACAGTGACGGTGGTGGGCGCAGGCTTCCGGGACGCCGTGTGGGACGACGTCCCCAGCGCCGAAATGCTTGACGACGCCACCCGGGAAGTGCCCACGGCCCTGATCAGCCATGACCTGCATTGCGTCTGGCTGAATTCAGCGGCCGCCCGGAGATACGGTGTTCAGCTCCCGGCAGACGGGCTGCTCCGCGAGGAGGTTGCGTTCGCCGTCACCCGGGAGCTCGGAAAGCTGCCCGACGACGTCGTCGACGGCTGGGTGCGCACGGCCGGCCAGGAAGCCGCCGCCCGGGGTGTTGTGGGCGTGGTGGACCTGGAAATGACATGGAACCGCGACGTGTGGCTGCGCCGGATCGCCGGAGGGTTCAGTTCTCTGCGCGTTGACGCGGGCGTGTATCCGGAGGACCTGGAGCGGGCGGCCGACGCGGGAATGCGGACGGGACAAACGGTCGACGGCGGGGCGGGACTCCTGCGGGTGGGTCCGCTGAAGGTGCTCATCGACGGCTCCCTCAACACGCGCACCGCCTTCTGCGTTGACCCGTACCCGCACGGCGGGCACGGCATCCTGACCGTGAGCGAAGCCGAGCTGGTTGCGCTGCTCGCCAGGGCCCGGGAGACGGGCTTTGTGCCGGCGGTCCACGCCATTGGCGACGGCGCCAACCAGGTTGCGCTCGATGCCTTCGCCGAAGCTGGGACCGGGGGCCGGATCGAACATGCCCAGTTTGTGCGGCAGGAGGACTTCGCCCGGTTCGGTGAGCTTGGCCTGACGGCCAGCGTCCAGCCCGTCCACGCGCTCGACGACCGGGACGCCGCTGACGCCAACTGGGCCGGCCGCACTGACAGGGCCTTCCCGCTGCGTTCGCTGCTGGACGGCGGGGCGCGGCTGGCGCTGGGGTCCGATGCGCCAGTGGCCCCCTTGGATCCGTGGCTGGCGATGTCCGCGGCGACGGCGCGGGCGCGGAACGACGGCCGCGGCCCTTGGCACCCGGAGCAGGCACTGACCCGGGAGGAGGCGCTGCTCGCATCAACGCGGGGGCGCGGCCGGATCCTGGCCGGGGCTGTGGCGGATATCGCCGTGCTGGATGCGGATCCCCTTGCTGCGCCGGATGCCGTGTTCGCCGGGATGCCCGTCGCTGCAACGCTCGTGGCGGGCCGGTTCACGTTCCGCGGTGCAGGGGTTTAG
- a CDS encoding uracil-DNA glycosylase, whose translation MTIDWDEKKALLQEPNIAAVTQLCDELMEKKPGSIVPYIDPVHDEDECRIVSLQVSPGKGTESGFVSHFNDDEAARRATQIYELAELDPRYVMPWNAYPWVRDPDMPSALSVQEKTDGLRPFRQFMKINRRVSAIIAHGTDAATFLTLFEKTYHYSLKNNGIKIYKASALGGRAFAVSEAKQEELLTKSVEVYKDAMQRAGIQHL comes from the coding sequence GTGACGATTGACTGGGACGAAAAGAAAGCCCTGCTACAGGAACCGAACATCGCAGCAGTGACGCAACTGTGCGATGAACTCATGGAGAAGAAGCCGGGATCGATCGTTCCTTACATCGACCCCGTCCATGACGAAGACGAATGCCGGATTGTCAGCCTCCAGGTCAGCCCGGGCAAGGGAACCGAGTCCGGTTTCGTGTCCCATTTCAACGATGATGAGGCCGCCCGGCGCGCCACCCAGATCTACGAGCTCGCCGAGCTGGATCCGCGCTACGTCATGCCGTGGAACGCCTACCCCTGGGTACGCGATCCGGACATGCCCTCGGCCCTCAGCGTCCAGGAAAAGACGGACGGCCTGCGCCCCTTCCGGCAGTTCATGAAGATCAACCGGCGCGTCTCGGCCATCATCGCCCACGGGACCGACGCCGCCACCTTCCTGACCCTCTTTGAGAAGACGTACCACTACTCACTCAAGAACAACGGCATCAAAATCTATAAGGCCAGCGCGCTCGGTGGGCGGGCCTTTGCTGTTTCCGAGGCCAAGCAGGAGGAACTCCTGACCAAGAGCGTGGAGGTCTACAAGGACGCCATGCAGCGCGCGGGCATCCAGCACCTTTAG